A genomic segment from Limosilactobacillus sp. encodes:
- the yaaA gene encoding peroxide stress protein YaaA → MKIIISPARTMQVDTDSLPYRDLPQFLPQARQILAWMRTQTYDQLHELWWHCSTRLARTNYQWLQEMDLTRELTPAIIAFCGLQYQAMAPDVFSDQGLDYIEEHLRILSGFYGLLRPFDGIVPYRLGMGDRAHVDGTKNLYEFWGDRLYQELYCDDDLVINLASKEYEKAVRLYLQPSDRFVTCLFGEVAGDRVKQKATRAKMARGDMVRYLAENAVDSLDGLKAFDVAGYRYRPEYSTAERLAFTKE, encoded by the coding sequence ATGAAAATCATCATTTCCCCGGCCCGGACGATGCAAGTCGATACCGATTCGCTGCCCTATCGGGATCTCCCGCAATTTCTGCCCCAGGCCCGGCAGATCCTGGCCTGGATGCGGACCCAGACCTATGACCAGCTGCACGAACTGTGGTGGCACTGCAGCACGCGCCTGGCCCGGACCAACTACCAGTGGCTTCAAGAAATGGACCTGACCCGGGAATTGACCCCGGCGATCATTGCCTTTTGCGGCCTGCAGTACCAGGCGATGGCTCCCGACGTTTTCTCCGACCAGGGCCTGGACTATATCGAAGAGCATCTCCGGATCCTGTCCGGCTTTTATGGACTTCTCCGTCCCTTTGACGGGATCGTTCCTTATCGTCTCGGGATGGGTGACCGGGCCCACGTCGACGGAACGAAGAACCTCTATGAATTTTGGGGTGATCGGCTTTACCAGGAATTGTATTGTGATGACGATTTGGTGATCAACCTGGCCTCCAAGGAATACGAAAAGGCGGTGCGGCTCTACCTCCAGCCCAGTGATCGGTTTGTGACCTGCCTTTTCGGCGAGGTGGCGGGCGACCGGGTCAAGCAAAAGGCCACCCGGGCGAAGATGGCCCGGGGCGACATGGTGCGCTACCTGGCGGAAAATGCGGTTGATAGTCTGGACGGCTTAAAAGCTTTTGATGTTGCCGGCTACCGCTACCGGCCAGAGTATTCAACTGCCGAGCGGCTTGCCTTCACGAAGGAATAA
- a CDS encoding fructose permease yields MENSIPAEGQIGKRTISLTASWAFFGFSIVINSMGNVLTLVTSSHIHPQFLGSAYWTAAENNLGLAVLGDNSMTLFWAFMVLGMLTSVLNAILMHKWDWKRIGGNFIFMLPFSVFIQWFSNIFNKIMPNAYGLPMIILYVLVNFLGVALIGTAISIYQRANLVLHPADDLFQIIRFRYCHGNATVAMWLSYIPPTIMAIIAAVMQGGLYNFGLGTLFALAFQGAITGWADKHIFPKLTHQALDVGN; encoded by the coding sequence ATGGAAAACAGCATTCCAGCAGAAGGCCAGATCGGGAAACGAACCATTTCCCTGACGGCTAGCTGGGCATTTTTCGGTTTCTCCATCGTGATTAACTCGATGGGGAACGTTTTGACCCTGGTCACCAGTTCACACATTCATCCCCAGTTTCTGGGGTCGGCCTACTGGACGGCAGCCGAGAACAACCTGGGACTCGCAGTCTTAGGCGACAACTCAATGACCCTCTTTTGGGCCTTCATGGTGCTGGGGATGTTAACCTCAGTTTTGAACGCTATCCTGATGCACAAGTGGGACTGGAAGCGAATCGGCGGCAACTTCATTTTCATGCTGCCGTTCTCGGTCTTCATCCAGTGGTTCTCCAACATTTTCAACAAGATCATGCCGAACGCTTACGGCCTGCCAATGATCATCCTGTACGTCCTGGTGAACTTCTTAGGGGTTGCCCTGATCGGGACCGCCATTTCGATCTACCAGCGAGCCAACCTGGTTCTGCACCCGGCCGATGACCTCTTTCAGATCATCCGCTTCCGTTACTGCCACGGTAACGCCACCGTCGCGATGTGGCTTTCCTACATTCCGCCGACGATCATGGCGATCATCGCGGCCGTGATGCAGGGCGGCCTCTACAACTTTGGGCTTGGCACCCTCTTCGCCCTGGCCTTCCAAGGCGCCATCACCGGTTGGGCCGACAAGCACATCTTCCCAAAGCTGACCCACCAGGCCCTCGACGTCGGTAACTAA
- a CDS encoding TetR/AcrR family transcriptional regulator codes for MTLQEDMRVRRTKQNIINAFIALTKEKDIDAITVQEIAEKAMVNRATFYAHYHDKQDLYNQIFNQAIGLFTPLRNPLLFLNRKVMLTKLEKTLTGVLEDCAANRDILLLIIDGTPSRALQQQLKPILTANISGVLKQFGIDQESHIPLDLVITYILAIFTNVLSWWLHDGPDHQIDARQLAHMFVELALYGHMHVLGLNPE; via the coding sequence ATGACCCTTCAGGAAGATATGCGGGTGCGGCGGACGAAGCAAAACATCATCAACGCCTTCATCGCCCTCACCAAGGAAAAAGATATCGACGCCATTACTGTTCAGGAGATTGCGGAGAAGGCGATGGTCAACCGGGCGACCTTCTACGCCCACTATCACGACAAGCAGGATCTCTACAACCAGATTTTTAACCAGGCGATCGGCCTCTTCACTCCCCTACGCAACCCCCTGCTCTTCTTAAACCGCAAAGTGATGCTGACCAAGCTGGAGAAGACGCTGACCGGGGTGCTTGAAGACTGCGCCGCCAATCGTGACATCCTGCTCCTGATCATCGACGGTACTCCTTCACGCGCCCTCCAGCAACAGCTCAAGCCGATCCTCACCGCGAACATCAGCGGCGTCCTAAAGCAGTTCGGCATCGACCAGGAAAGCCACATCCCGCTCGACCTGGTCATCACCTACATCCTGGCAATCTTCACCAACGTCCTCTCCTGGTGGCTTCACGACGGCCCCGACCACCAAATCGACGCCCGTCAGCTGGCCCACATGTTTGTCGAGCTGGCCCTCTATGGTCACATGCACGTCCTCGGATTGAATCCGGAATAA
- a CDS encoding YueI family protein: MTESEKSATQQRIDNAIYGTPKIKPDEQRKYLGTFRERVCLTISVRELRAQNWQAALVEELKRGVGSLVFLNGNLPHEEIHPYLLTTNQNGGTFTMKTDPEFKTNPDSLAVVVAAKTAVYQSPVDVAKRYPQLVASEKSPAADATPKHGFFYRLFHGKGEE, from the coding sequence ATGACGGAAAGCGAAAAATCAGCGACCCAGCAACGGATCGACAATGCCATCTACGGTACGCCGAAGATCAAGCCCGACGAGCAGCGCAAGTACCTCGGGACCTTCCGCGAACGGGTCTGCCTGACCATCAGTGTCCGGGAACTGCGGGCGCAAAATTGGCAGGCCGCCCTGGTCGAAGAACTCAAGCGGGGCGTTGGCAGCCTGGTCTTCCTAAACGGCAACCTCCCCCACGAAGAGATTCACCCCTACCTGCTGACCACCAACCAAAACGGTGGCACCTTCACCATGAAGACGGATCCCGAATTCAAGACGAATCCCGACTCCCTGGCCGTGGTGGTCGCCGCCAAGACGGCCGTCTACCAGTCCCCCGTCGACGTCGCCAAGCGCTACCCCCAGTTGGTCGCCAGCGAAAAGTCACCCGCTGCGGACGCGACGCCTAAGCACGGCTTCTTCTACCGCCTTTTTCACGGGAAGGGGGAAGAATAA